The Euphorbia lathyris chromosome 2, ddEupLath1.1, whole genome shotgun sequence genome includes a window with the following:
- the LOC136217394 gene encoding 3-ketoacyl-CoA synthase 1 translates to MDSIDMDKERLTAEMAFKDSTSAVIKIRRRLPDFLQSVKLKYVKLGYGYSWNTATLLMFVIIVALSVATLSQFTGLQLDFFYELKKTRSFPFYEVDETTKVAGTALFLVVVGFYFTKRSTPIYLVDFACYKPEDERKKSMESFIKMTEDSGSFDDETVNFQKRVSTRSGLGDETYMSRGITAQPPNLSLAEARAEGEAVMFGSLDSLFSKTGVKPSEIDILIVNCSLFNPTPSLASMIVNHYKLRTDIKSFNLGGMGCSAGLISIDLAKDLLTANPNSLAVVVSTENITQNWYFGKEKSMLLPNCIFRMGGAAVLLSNKEKDKDQSKYQLVHTVRTHKGADDKHYGCVYQREDKEGNVGVSLARELMAVAGDALKTNITTLGPLVLPLSEQFMFFLSLVRRKLFKGKVKPYIPDFKLAFEHFCIHAGGRAVLDELEKNLELSEWHMEPSRMTLHRFGNTSSSSLWYELGYTEAKGRVSGGDRVWQIAFGSGFKCNSAVWRALRDISVCELKGNPWADCIHRYPVKVPVG, encoded by the coding sequence ATGGATAGTATAGACATGGATAAAGAGAGATTGACGGCGGAGATGGCTTTTAAAGATTCAACCTCGGCGGTTATCAAAATCCGTCGTCGTTTACCTGACTTTCTACAGTCTGTTAAACTCAAATACGTCAAGTTAGGTTATGGTTACTCATGGAACACTGCTACTTTACTCATGTTTGTTATAATTGTCGCTTTGTCAGTAGCCACTTTGTCTCAATTCACTGGTCTTCAGCTCGATTTTTTCTACGAGTTAAAAAAGACCCGATCTTTCCCGTTTTATGAAGTCGACGAGACTACAAAAGTCGCCGGTACTGCTCTTTTCCTCGTCGTGGTTGGATTCTACTTCACCAAGCGGTCCACCCCGATTTATCTGGTGGACTTCGCGTGTTATAAACCGGAAGATGAACGGAAGAAGTCGATGGAGTCGTTCATTAAAATGACAGAAGATAGCGGTTCATTCGATGATGAAACTGTGAATTTCCAGAAGAGAGTGTCAACTCGGTCCGGTTTAGGCGACGAAACGTATATGTCTCGAGGAATAACAGCTCAACCGCCGAATCTTTCTTTAGCAGAAGCCCGAGCGGAGGGGGAGGCGGTGATGTTCGGTTCCCTGGACTCACTTTTCAGCAAAACGGGAGTGAAACCGAGTGAAATTGATATACTTATAGTGAACTGCAGCTTGTTTAATCCGACGCCGTCTCTAGCTTCGATGATTGTGAATCATTACAAGCTTAGAACTGATATAAAAAGCTTCAATTTGGGTGGAATGGGATGCAGTGCCGGGCTGATCTCTATTGATCTAGCTAAAGATCTTCTCACGGCGAACCCTAACAGTTTAGCAGTGGTTGTAAGCACAGAAAACATAACGCAAAATTGGTACTTCGGGAAGGAAAAATCAATGTTGCTACCGAATTGCATATTCCGTATGGGAGGAGCAGCTGTTCTTCTATCAAACAAGGAGAAAGATAAAGATCAATCAAAGTACCAATTAGTACACACAGTTCGAACTCATAAAGGAGCAGATGATAAACATTATGGATGTGTTTATCAGAGAGAAGATAAGGAAGGAAATGTAGGAGTTTCATTAGCTCGTGAATTAATGGCAGTAGCTGGAGATGCATTGAAGACGAACATAACTACACTTGGTCCTCTAGTACTCCCATTAAGTGAGCAATTTATGTTCTTCCTATCACTTGTCAGAAGGAAGCTTTTTAAAGGCAAAGTGAAACCTTATATCCCAGATTTCAAACTAGCTTTCGAGCATTTCTGCATACACGCCGGAGGAAGAGCAGTTTTGGATGAGTTAGAGAAGAATTTGGAGCTGAGTGAGTGGCATATGGAGCCATCTAGAATGACTTTGCATAGATTTGGGAACACTTCCAGTAGCTCGTTGTGGTATGAACTTGGTTATACGGAGGCTAAAGGGCGAGTCTCAGGGGGTGATAGAGTTTGGCAGATTGCGTTTGGGTCAGGTTTTAAGTGCAATAGTGCTGTTTGGAGGGCACTTAGGGACATTTCTGTTTGTGAATTGAAGGGTAATCCTTGGGCTGATTGCATTCATAGGTACCCTGTTAAGGTTCCTGTAGGGTAA